One Littorina saxatilis isolate snail1 linkage group LG1, US_GU_Lsax_2.0, whole genome shotgun sequence genomic window carries:
- the LOC138950341 gene encoding neurotensin receptor type 1-like has product MTLEGCKNTSLLPGGLNSTEEDHSPGKELAEQVERYVMDLGIPIVSAMGLLGNFMALLVLTKEKLHKSLTKMEISAHIGLIALAVSDLLFCLMVLLVTTLPLQDAYRPDQLLVYFHLVSGGLITIFIITSTWLIVVMAAERYVAVCHPLRARNLISLCRTRAYVVTLFLLCPLCCVPVFFESYIRKEECDDGSMLYMVDRVSPEKMVVRRFVWAMCFDFVPCVALVYFNTCLIWKIHKAKQLREKMAPHQGSSSSNTSSNPAGCMHSNYNVRKFRWDGSNTKSPNSSRVGGDSQARGIPGKYRSHPQDAHARDLLESSDSNDMSQSKAGSTGGGDLRREMQLLCKQGSNGIVKTSVRLSPSPPCRNAQCHQKRSLSSKRRFSDNALNSVTATLVAVVLTFLILVSPWELLKFSLQYVSPKKDYKLDVAVPLTNFLQVINFSFNFILYCVVNKSFRHTLHGCIFLCYLTLRIQAEQSFLLS; this is encoded by the exons ATGACGTTGGAGGGTTGCAAGAACACCTCCCTGCTGCCGGGGGGCCTCAACAGCACGGAGGAAGACCACAGCCCGGGCAAGGAACTCGCGGAGCAAGTGGAACGCTACGTAATGGACCTAGGCATCCCCATCGTCAGCGCCATGGGCTTGCTGGGCAACTTCATGGCGCTGCTGGTGCTGACCAAGGAGAAGCTGCACAAGTCGCTGACCAAGATGGAGATCTCAGCGCACATCGGCCTGATCGCACTGGCAGTGTCCGACCTGCTCTTCTGCCTGATGGTGCTGCTCGTCACCACGCTGCCCTTGCAGGACGCCTACCGCCCCGACCAGCTGCTCGTCTACTTCCACCTGGTGTCCGGCGGGCTTATCaccatcttcatcatcacctCCACCTGGCTCATCGTCGTCATGGCCGCTGAGCGCTACGTGGCCGTCTGCCACCCGCTCAGGGCGCGCAACCTCATCTCGCTGTGCCGCACGCGGGCCTACGTCGTGACGCTCTTCCTGCTGTGCCCGCTGTGCTGCGTGCCCGTCTTCTTCGAGTCGTACATCAGGAAGGAGGAATGCGACGACGGCAGCATGCTGTATATGGTGGACCGCGTATCACCCGAGAAGATGGTCGTGCGCCGCTTTGTCTGGGCCATGTGTTTCGACTTCGTGCCCTGTGTGGCCCTCGTCTACTTCAACACCTGCCTCATCTGGAAGATCCACAAGGCCAAGCAGCTCAGGGAGAAGATGGCGCCCCACCAAGGGTCCTCTTCGTCCAACACCTCCTCCAACCCAGCTGGCTGCATGCATTCCAACTACAATGTGCGCAAGTTCCGCTGGGACGGCAGCAACACGAAGAGCCCCAACAGTTCGCGGGTAGGCGGGGACAGCCAGGCGCGGGGCATACCCGGCAAGTACCGCAGCCACCCTCAAGACGCACACGCTAGGGACTTGCTCGAGTCGTCCGACTCCAACGACATGTCGCAGTCCAAGGCAGGGTCCACGGGTGGCGGGGATCTGAGGCGAGAGATGCAGCTGTTGTGCAAGCAAGGTTCGAACGGCATCGTCAAGACCTCCGTCAGACTCTCGCCCAGTCCGCCCTGTCGGAACGCCCAGTGTCACCAAAAAAG GTCACTGAGCAGCAAACGGCGGTTCTCGGACAACGCGCTCAACAGCGTGACGGCCACGCTGGTAGCGGTAGTCCTGACCTTCCTGATCCTGGTGTCGCCGTGGGAGCTGCTCAAGTTCAGCCTGCAGTACGTCAGCCCCAAGAAGGACTACAAGCTGGACGTAGCCGTGCCCCTCACCAACTTCCTGCAGGTCATCAACTTCTCCTTCAACTTCATCCTCTACTGCGTGGTCAACAAGTCCTTCAGGCACACGCTGC ACGGTTGCATATTTTTGTGTTATTTAACACTAAGGATTCAGGCTGAACAaagttttcttttgtcttgA